One Castanea sativa cultivar Marrone di Chiusa Pesio chromosome 4, ASM4071231v1 DNA window includes the following coding sequences:
- the LOC142630311 gene encoding uncharacterized protein LOC142630311 codes for MPLNPWNTLFSFLTIILPLLNPFVAFAVNPQGEALLSWKQILNGPTKALSNWNPTDETPCGWFGITCNINKEVVELKLRYLSLYGTVPTNLSSLVSLTKVDLPSTNLTGSVPREIAILHELNYLDLSDNALIGEIPSEICNLLKLQEIYLDSNQLEGSIPVQIGNLTSLKWLTLYDNQLNGEIPNTIGNLKNLQVIRVGKNKNLRGLIPREIGNCTELTILGLAETSIWGFLPPSLGLLKKLKTIFACTTLLSGQIPPELGDCTALQNIYLYNNSLTGSIPREISGCRNLTYLLLNSNLINGKVPGELSHLVSLHFVNFSDNLIEGTLPLPVLPLHMVFFSISSNNFSGEIPSSICNLNFIKYLDFSHNHFSMIPPCLGNMSDYLIDLDLGNNNFHGTIPKFVKCNNLRSLKLAGNQLEGPMPRSLVNCKKLEILDFANNKVNDTFPHWLVNLPELQVLSLRSNNFHGSIGNHKTKFSFPNLRIIDLSHNMFHGHLPSNFFKYLTAMMNGNMDKGGLQYMGDDYYYDSVTIDIKGNYINVEKIQTLLTIIDISNNSFKGEIPKVIGNLGSLKGLNFSHNNLMGHIPISFRNLTNLECLDLSSNKLTGNIPIQLTDLTSLEILNLSKNHLVGLIPQGKQFNTFTSASYSGNLGLCGFPLTKTCGNDEGQQPPPAPTIQEDDFGFANGFHWKVVLLGYGCGFMFGLCMGYLVFSSEKPKYLLNIVYGERRNKVRRLKNNAHGRIN; via the coding sequence ATGCCTCTAAATCCATGGAACACCCTATTCTCCTTCTTAACAATCATCCTTCCCCTCCTGAATCCTTTTGTGGCTTTCGCTGTTAATCCACAGGGCGAAGCTCTTCTTTCATGGAAGCAAATCCTGAATGGACCCACTAAGGCCTTGTCTAATTGGAACCCAACAGATGAAACTCCATGTGGGTGGTTTGGAATCACTTGCAACATCAACAAGGAGGTCGTGGAATTGAAATTAAGGTACTTGAGTTTATATGGTACAGTTCCAACTAATCTCTCTTCCTTGGTTTCATTAACCAAGGTTGACCTTCCTAGTACAAACCTCACGGGGTCAGTCCCAAGAGAGATTGCTATACTACATGAACTGAATTACTTGGACTTGAGTGACAATGCGTTAATCGGTGAAATCCCATCTGAGATTTGCAACTTGCTTAAGCTCCAAGAAATCTACCTCGACTCGAACCAGCTAGAGGGCTCGATTCCGGTTCAAATCGGCAACCTCACAAGCTTGAAATGGCTGACTCTTTATGACAACCAGCTTAATGGAGAAATACCCAATACCATAGGCAACTTGAAGAACCTCCAAGTGATAAGAGTTGGTAAAAACAAGAATCTCAGAGGCCTTATACCCCGAGAAATCGGAAATTGTACCGAGTTGACCATATTAGGCCTAGCCGAAACAAGCATCTGGGGTTTCCTTCCCCCGAGTCTCGGCCTCCTAAAGAAGCTCAAAACCATATTCGCCTGCACAACTCTCCTCTCTGGCCAAATCCCACCTGAACTCGGGGACTGCACAGCCCTCCAAAACATCTACCTCTACAATAATTCACTCACCGGTTCAATACCAAGAGAGATCTCGGGCTGCCGAAACTTGACGTATCTCcttttgaattctaatttgatcAACGGAAAGGTTCCTGGTGAGTTAAGCCACCTTGTTTCGTTGCATTTTGTTAACTTTTCAGATAATTTGATTGAAGGTACTTTGCCACTTCCTGTACTTCCATTGCACAtggttttcttttcaatctcAAGTAACAATTTTAGTGGAGAGATCCCTTCCTCAATTTGTAATCTCAATTTTATCAAGTACCTTGATTTCTCTCATAATCATTTTAGTATGATTCCTCCATGTTTGGGAAATATGAGTGATTATCTCATAGATTTGGATCTGGGAAATAACAATTTTCATGGCACAATCCCAAAATTTGTTAAGTGCAATAACTTGAGAAGTCTTAAACTCGCTGGCAATCAATTAGAAGGGCCAATGCCACGTTCATTGGTCAATTGCAAGAAATTAGAAATTCTAGACTTTGCTAACAACAAGGTTAATGACACATTCCCTCATTGGTTGGTAAATCTTCCAGAGTTGCAGGTTCTCTCATTGCGATCAAACAACTTTCATGGTTCCATAGGCAATCACAAGACTAAATTCTCATTCCCTAATTTGAGAATTATAGACCTCTCTCACAATATGTTCCATGGTCATTTGCCATCAAACTTTTTCAAGTATTTAACAGCCATGATGAATGGGAACATGGATAAAGGTGGATTGCAATATATGGGTgatgattattattatgattCTGTTACAATTGATATTAAAGGGAATTATATTAATGTGGAGAAAATACAAACTCTATTGACAATCATTGATATTTCCAACAATAGTTTCAAAGGAGAAATTCCGAAGGTAATTGGAAATCTTGGATCACTTAAAGGGCTAAATTTTTCACATAATAATCTTATGGGTCATATACCTATATCATTCAGAAATTTAACTAATCTTGAATGCTTAGATCTCTCCTCAAACAAGCTCACAGGCAACATTCCTATACAATTGACAGATCTTACATCATTGGAAATTTTAAATCTCTCAAAAAACCATCTTGTGGGATTGATACCTCAAGGTAAACAATTCAATACGTTTACAAGTGCTTCTTACAGTGGAAACTTGGGTTTATGTGGATTTCCACTGACAAAAACTTGTGGCAATGATGAGggacaacaaccaccaccagcACCAACCATCCAAGAAGATGATTTTGGGTTTGCAAATGGATTTCATTGGAAAGTTGTATTGTTGGGGTACGGATGTGGTTTTATGTTCGGATTATGTATGGGATATCTTGTGTTCTCAAGTGAAAAACCAAAATATCTATTGAATATTGTTTATGGAGAACGACGCAACAAGGTGCGAAGATTGAAGAATAATGCTCATGGAAGAATTAATTGA
- the LOC142632974 gene encoding uncharacterized protein LOC142632974, with protein sequence MTYGMEAIIPLESGFPTLKSDQYDDMSNRDRMHDCLNTIEERREVAGVKMGSYKQKLKQTYDKGVRSRPLVPGDLVLRKVVGTTRNPAWGKLGPNWEGPYKITSLAGIGAYRLEDLDGRVIPRPWNLSKHKC encoded by the exons ATGACGTATGGTATGGAAGCTATAATACCCTTAGAATcgggttttcccaccctgaaatCCGACCAGTATGACGATATGAGTAATCGTGACAGGATGCATGATTGTTTGAATACCATTGAGGAAAGAAGAGAAGTAGCTGGTGTGAAGATGGGTAGCTATAAGCAAAAACTCAAACAGACATACGACAAGGGAGTCAGGTCCAGGCCCTTAGTACCAGGTGATTTGGTGCTGAGAAAAGTAGTAGGGACAACAAGAAATCCTgcttggggaaaattgggacctaattgggagGGGCCGTATAAAATTACCTCATTAGCAGGTATAGGGGCTTATCGTTTGGAAGATCTGGATGGGAGGGTGATtcctcgcccttggaat TTATcaaaacacaagtgttaa